CGAAGTGTCGAAGACGCTTGGGCCGGAACGGGAGTCTGTTCGATCAACGGCGGTGATCAATGTCTTGAACATGCTGGGCCCCCAATAAACCAAACCGGGGTCGAAGGCAATTCCGAAGCAGGGTCAGAGGAGCGAATCAGACCTCGTAGATGTCCGTGAAATGACGGAGCATGGTCCCGAAAGTTCCGTCCATGATGGCCTGCCGGGCAAGGCTGACGAGATGGAGATAGAAATGGAGGTTATGGATGGTGTTCAGTCGGTAGCTGAGAAGTTCCCGGGCCGTGTAAAGATGGCGCAGATAAGCCCTGGAGAAATGGCGGCAGGTGTAGCAGTCGCATTGCGGATCCAGGGGCGAGTCCTCTTCGCGATACTCGGCCCGTTTGATGTTCACCTTGCCCTGGGAGGTGAAGAGGGTCCCGTTGCGGGCGTTTCTGGTTGGCAGAACGCAGTCGAACATATCGATGCCGTTGGAAATGCCCCGGAGAATGTCCAGGGGGGTTCCAACGCCCATGAGATATCGGGGGCGGTGGGCCGGTAGCAGTGGAGCGGTATGGGCCAGAAGGTCCAGCATCTCTTTCTTGGGCTCGCCGACGCTCAGGCCGCCCACTGCGTACCCGTCGAAGGGGATGGATGTGATTTCCTCGGCGCTTCGGGTCCGGAGATGGTGATGGAATCCACCCTGGACGATGCCGAAGAGCAACTGCCCGCCATTGTTGGTTTGGGGATGGGCTTCGCGGCAGCGCCTGGCCCAGGCCGTGGTCAGGGCCAGAGACCTGGCCGTGTAGGCCTCGTCGGCCCCGTAGGGTACGCATTCGTCAAGGACCATCATGATGTCGGAGCCGAGATTTTTCTGGATGGTCACGGCTTTTTCCGGGGTCAGGACATGGCGGGAACCGTCGAGATGAGAGGCGAATTCGACCCCGTCCGCAGTCAATTTCCTCAGGCCCGAAAGGCTAAATATTTGATAGCCTCCACTGTCGGTCAGGATGGGCCGGTCCCAGGACATGAAAGTGTGCAGTCCTCCCCGGCGGCGGATCAACTCGTCTCCTGGCCTCAAATATAGATGGTAGGTGTTGCCGAGGATGATGCGAGCCCCGAGGTTTTTCAGATCTTCCGGGCAGAGGCTCTTGACTCCGGCCTGAGTGCCCACGGGCATAAATATGGGGGTGGGGACAAGGCCGTGGGCGGTCGTCAGGCAGCCTGCCCGGGCTTGACCGTCTTTTGCTTCCAGGGTGAAAGACCCGATAGGTTCGGACATGGGGTGGGATGAAGACGGGCCCCGAAGGATCGGGGCCCGGTTTGAATTTTACGGGATCAGCTTGGCTGTTTGAAGGATAGACACCAAAGCGGCTTTGGTGTCTTCGGCCATGGGCACGAGGGGTAGCCTGAATTCTAGGGAGATTCGACCCATCAGGGACAGGGCTGTTTTGACCGGGATGGGGTTGGTTTCCAGGAACATGGCCCGGCACAGGGGGGCCATCTGCAGATGGAACTGTCTGGCCGCGGCCAGATCCCCGGAGGAGAAGGCCGCGGTCAATCCGCTCATCATGGCCGGGACGATGTTGGAGACAACGGAGATGACCCCGTGCCCACCTATGGCAAGAAGGGGCAGGACCGTGAAGTCGTCCCCGGACAGGACCGTGAAGTCCGGTCCGCATTGCTCGATGACGTCGGAGCACTGCCGCAGGTCGCCGGTGGCCTCCTTGATACCAATGACCTCGGGGATCTCCCTGCTCATGCGGGCCACGGTGGTCGGCAGGAGATTGACGCTGGTCCGGCCGGGAACGTTGTAGACCACGAAGGGCATGGAAACTTCGGCGGCGATGGCCTTGAAATGAGCCACCAAGCCGGCCTGGGTGGGCTTGTTGTAGTACGGGGTGATCAGCAGGGCCCCGTCGGCCCCGGCCTCTTTGGCATACCTGGTCAGTTCGATGGCTTCCTTGGTGCTGTTGGACCCGGCTCCGGCCAGGATGGGCAAACGGCCCTTGGCCTGGTCGACGCATATGCGGATGACTTCTCGATGCTCTGCATGACTCAGGGTGGCCGACTCGCCGGTGGTACCACAGGGAACGAGGCCGTTGATGCCGGACTCGATCTGCCATTCGATAAGGCTGCGGTAGGCTTCCTCGTCGACCTGGCCGTTTCTGAACGGGGTGACCAGGGCGGTGAAGGCTCCTTCAAATTGCATGTCCGTTCTCCCTTGTGTGCTTGGGTTGTGATCGCGGATCGCCTTTGATCCGCGGGACGGAGGTATCCTGATTTAACCCCTGCGGGGTGAAAAAAAACGGCCTTCAAAGACCAGCACTGCTGATCCCTTGAGAAAGGCTTGTTCTCCTTGGAGCAGGATTATCAGATCCTCACCTCCGGAGGGGGTGACCCGAACCTCATCCTCGACAAGATCCAGGGCTCTGGCCACGGCCACAGATGCAGCCGCTCCGGTGCCGCAGGCAAAGGTTTCGTCCTCAACGCCCCGTTCATAGGTCCTGAGCTTGACCGTGCGGCGGTCGATGACCTGGATGAAGTTGACGTTGGTCCCCTTGGGGGCGAAGTGCTTGTGGCCGCGGATGATTCGGCCAAGACTCCGGATATCCACGTCGGCAACGTCTTGGACGATGATCACGGCGTGGGGTACGCCAACCACGGCGAAATGGACAGTTCCCTCCAGCCCTTCGGCCTGAAGGTTTAATCCGGTCTCAAGACCGGAGACGGGCGTCAATTGAACCCGAACCTGGTTTTGGTCTGGAAAGACCTCGGTCCGAACCGGTCCGGCGTCGGTGCCCAGGGTGTGAATGGCCGGGGCCATGCCCAGCCGGTGGGCCAGCAGAGCCGCGCACCTGGAACCGTTGCCGCACATTTCCGCCCGGGATCCGTCGGCGTTATAGAAATGCCAGATGTAATTGGCCCGGACATCGGGAGGCGTCTGGTCAAGCAGAATGAGTCCGTCGGCGCCCACGGAAAAGGCTCTTGGACACATGGTCCTGGCCAGGTCAGGCATGGCCTCGACGGGGAGGCACAGGGTGCGGTTGTCGATCAGGATGAAGTCGTTGCCACTTCCCTGCATTTTGAAAAAGGGGATTTCAGATATGGTGTTCATCCGGGGCACGAGGTTCGGAGGGCGTTTGGCCGTCCGTGCTTAGGAGTTGACGTATTCCTTCAGTTCCTTGCCGGGGCGGAAAAAAGGCAGTCGTTTGGATTTGACATCGACCTTTTCCCCGGTCTTGGGGTTGCGGCCCCTGTAGCCCTCATACTCCTTGATCTTGAAGCTACCAAATCCACGGATTTCGACTCGTTGGCCGGCCACCAGGGAGTCCTTGATGGCGTCGAAGAAGGTATTAACCACGACAGTGGCCTCTTCAACGGGGATGCGGTGTTCCTCGGCCAGGGCCTTGATCAGTTCGCTCTTGTTCATGAATGCCTCGCTGATGTTCTGGAAGAGTCGGCGATGAAAACGTCAACCTCCGGTTCCCGGAAAACGTTCCTAGGAGGGTTCGACGTCGAACGTTTCAAGTAACTATGGGCAATTCATTTAGAAAATGCAAGCATTGATCGGTCCGATTTTGTTGCCAGAAAAAAAACACGTTCAAGATCACAGGGCGGGGGCTTTGAGGATGGGAGATTTGGCGATGAGGTGCATGAGATCCTGCCGCTGTCTGTCCAGACGGGAGGCGATCTTGCGGATGTCTTCGCTGGCCGGGCAATCCGGGGCCATGCGCAGCAGTGGCTTCTGGCGGCGGATGGCCTCGGGCAGATTCTTGTCCTGACGGACCAGACCCAGCCAGGTCACGCCGTGACCGATGAACTGTTCGCAGGCCGCGTTCAGTCTGTTGAAGGTTCGGCGGGCTTCGCGTTCGTCCTCGGCCATGTTCACGATGACCTGGAAATGGCGGATGCCGTATTTGGACGACAAGACTTTGATGAGGGCATAGCCGTCTGTGAGGGACGTGGGCTCGGGGGTGACGACGACGATACGTTCCTGGGGCATGGAGGCAAAGGCCAGGACCGTCGGGCCGATGCCGGCCCCGAGGTCGAGAACAAGATAGTCGTAGCGGTTAAAGATCGTGTTCAGTTTGCCGAGAATGATGTCCTGGACATCCTCGTCCATCTCCACAAGATCAGCCACTCCCGATGCCGAGGGCAGCATATGCAGGCCCGTGGGCTCGAGTTCAAGAATGACGTCCTCGGCCTGGATCTCAGGGGAGAGGAGGTCCTGCAGATTTCGTCCGGGGTTGACCCCGAGCATGACGTCGAGGTTTGCCAGCCCGAGGTCGGAATCCATCAGAATGAGCGAATGGCCGAGGTCGTGCAGTGCATAGGCCAGGTTCAGAGCAATGCTGGTCTTGCCCACGCCGCCCTTGCCGCTGGCGATGGCCATGCTGTACGTTTTGTTCGAATCTTGGGTCATGGTGTTCGGGGTTGAAGGGTGTCGGTCGAAATTCAGGGAATCATCCGGAGCCGTTTTCGAGGTCGAACAGGAAGCGTTTTTCGTCGGCCAGGACCAGCGTCTCGTCGGAACGGGTCGGAATGTCCATGATCGGGGCGGCCTCTACTCGGTCACGACCCGCGGCCTTGGCCCGGTACAAGGCTTCATCGGCAGCCCTGTAGAGGGCGTCTTCAGCGACGTCGGCCTTGCCTCTGTGCCCGGCCATTCCGGCCGAAAACGAAAAGCCGACTTCGGGGGCGGACTCATGACAGAATACCCGGGTGGAAACGACCCGTTCCCGAATCCGTTCCAAAAGCTGCTTGGATCGGGCCAGTCCCGTGCCGGAGAGGACCAGGCCGAATTCCTCCCCGCCCAGTCGGGCGCAGGTGTCGGTCTGCCGAGTCTCTTCTTGCAGAATCTGGGCCATGGTCCGGAGGATTGTGTCGCCGCAGGGATGCCCGTGGACGTCGTTCAAGGTTTTGAAGTTGTCGAGGTCGAGGATGCACAGGGTCAGGGGGAGCTTAAGCCGAGCCGATCGTCTCCTCTCAAGGGTCAGAGCCCTGTCGAAAGCCCGACGGTTGGGCAGCCCGGTCAATCCGTCCAGATCCCTGGCCCGGGCAAGCTCGTCGAGCTGTTCCTGAAGACGTCGGAGCAGCGGATATCTGTCCGGCGGCAAGGAGATGGCCAGCCAGTTCTGGAGGCCGAGCTCGGCGCTTCTCCTTGGCCATTGTTCCCACAAGGTTCCGGAGAGCAGGCGAATGAGGGCCATTACCGGACCCTTGCTCAGGGCCGAAGCATCCTGTCTGCTAATTCTTTCGGCCAGATCCTCGATCTCGGAAAAGAGTCGGCCTTCGTCGTTCGGAAGAGCCGGATTCCGGTCAGGATCGGTCATGGACGGTCAGCAGGTAGTTCTTGATGAACGGGTCGATGCGGCCGTTCAAAACTGCATCCACATTTCCCTCCTCGTGGCCGGTGCGGTGGTCTTTGACCAGTTGGTAGGGTTGGAGGGTATAGGTTCTGATTTGGCTCCCCCAGGCGATGGCGTTTTTGGAGTCGTACTCGGCCTGGCGCTCGTCCTGGATTTTTTGGAGTTCCCGGTCGTACAGGCGGGCCTTGAGGATCTTCATGGCCGATTCCTTGTTGCGGAGCTGGGACTTCTCATCCTGGCATTGCACAACGATGCCCGAGGGCATGTGGGTAATGCGCACGGCCGAACTGGTGGTGTTGACCGACTGGCCGCCCGGGCCGCTGGATCGGAAGGTGTCGATCCGGAGGTCCTCCTCACGGACCTCTATTTTGATGTCCTGCCCGGCTTGAGGATAGACATCCACCGAGGCGAAGGATGTGTGGCGGCGACCGGATGCGTCAAAGGGTGAGATGCGAATAAGGCGATGGATGCCCTTTTCACCACGCAGCAGCCCGTAGGCCCTGGGCCCGGCGATCTGCAGGGTGATGCTCTTGATGCCGGCCTCCTCACCCGGGAGGAAGTCCAGGACATCGACCTTGAGGCCACGGTCGTCGGCCCAGCGTCGGTACATGCGCAGAAGCATTTCGGCCCAGTCCTGGGCCTCGGTGCCTCCGGCACCCGGGTGGATTTCGAGGATGGCGTCGTTTTCGTCACCTGGCCCGGATAGGAGCGTCTCCAGTTCAACGTTTTCCTGTGTTGTCTCGAGGAGGTCCAATGCTTCGTTCAGTGCCTCGAGGGCCTCCTGGGATCGCTCCTCCTCGGCCATGGCCATCCATTCCTGGACGTTGGAGTGGGCCGAGTCGAGCGAGTTCCAGAGCTCGAGGCGTTCGGACAGGAGACGTTTTTCGCGCAGATCCGGAGTTAGCTTTTCCGGATGGTCCCAGGCCCCTGGTTGGCTGAGCTTTTTTTCGATTTCATCCAAACGTCTTTGGAGGCTGGCCCGGTCAAAGACGCCTCCAGAAGTCGGAGAAGGAGCGGGAAAAGGCGTTGAATCTGGACCGGAGATCCGAAAGCTGAAACATAGGCTATTCATCCTGCGCTGGAGTGGCGGCCGACCGCTTGTTTTGTCCGCAACCAGCCCCAGCAGGCGAGGGCCGTGGCCAGGGCCAGAAGGATGAAGGGAAGCGGTCGGGACACGCGGGCAAATATCGAGGGCTTTTCCACAAGGCCGACGTCTTGATGGACGAGAACGGCATCCTGGAAAGATGACGTTTGTCTCAAAATCCGACCGGAGTTGTCAATGATGGCGGAAATCCCTGTGTTGGTGGCCCTGATCAGGAATCGGTTCGTTTCGACAGCCCTCAGCGAGGCAAGGGCCAGATGTTGGAGCAGGGCTGAGGACCGACCGAACCAGGCGTCATTGCTGACGTTGACCAGCACATTGGCCCCTTTTTTCACCCGTTCAACGCCGAGGGATGGGAAAATGGCCTCGAAACAGATGAGCCCGCCCATGCGGGCCGATCCATGTATCAGGGGGGCGGCATTTCGGCCGGGACTGAAGTCCAGGTCGCCCTGGGTCAGCTTGCCGATGAAGGGAATGAATCGACCCAGGGGCACGTATTCCCCGAAGGGAACCAGGCGTTCCTTGTCGTAGAAGTCCATGGATCCGTTTGGGGCCAAACTGATCAGGCGGTTGTGGATGACGTATTCGGGCGGGTCGAAGCTCGTGAAGGTGTAGCCGGGAGTGCCGGTCAGGAGAAGGAACCCATGCTGCCGCACGTATTCTCGAATCCGCAGGGACTGGTCGGCCATGTCCTGAAAATAAAAGGGCATGGCCGTCTCGGGCCAGATGATCACCTCGGGTGAGGCTTCCAGGGCCTGATCAGTCAGGGTCAGGTACTTGGTGACGGTGAAGTCCTGGAATGCCTCATCCCATTTCTGGTCCTGGTCGATATTGCCTTGAACCAGAGCCACAGAGAAGCTGCTTTCGGGCCGGGAGGCTGATTCCAGGGCCCGGGTTCCGAAGAGGAAGAGGCCCATGCAGATGGCGGCTGCCGGGATGAGGAACAGAGGCTTGCGAAGGGCCTGGCCCAGGAGGACGGCGGTAACGGCCAGCAGTCCTGACAGGGCGTTGGTTCCGATGATGCCCGCCCCCTGGATGGCCCAGGGGGTGAAGGTCAGGGCCGAGGGGAGCACGAGCCATGGAAACCCGACCGGAATCATGTTCTGGAAAAGTTCAGTGAAGTACCAGATCAGACCTGCGGCCAGAGCCGAGGACCAAGTCGGCAGAGACTGAAGAACCCATCGACAGCACAGGGTGAACATCCCGGAGAACAGGCCCAGATAGCACCCGAGCAGTACCGGACAGGGCAGGGCCAGTGGCAGGGGGATCCCACCGTGGAAACTGACCGGAATGACGATCCAGTAGAGGGCCGCGGTGTGGGCGGCGGTCCCGATCAAGAGGCCGCGAAGAAAGACAGACTTGCCGCTCCCGGGAATTTCGGCGGCCATAAAAAGGGCCAAGGGCAAAAGAAGGACCAGCCAGGGGAGATGGAGCAGATGGTTGGGAAAACCGAACCAGGCTCCGACGGTGGCCATGGCCGCCAAAAGGACGGTGCGGGTCCGGTCGGATTTGGGTTCAATCCATTTCATCGGTCTTTCTGCCGGCCGGGGTGACGACGATCCAGCGAACGTGCCGATCGTCGGCGTCCTTGATAGTCATGCTGTGGCCGTTGGCAACGAAGTTTTCCTGCTTGCGGGGGACCCGGCCGGCGATTTCGCTGACGAATCCCCCGAGGGTCTCGACCTGCTCGGACTCAAGGGGCGGGGCGATCATCTGATTCAGGTCGTCCAGGGAGGTCAGGCCGGAGACAAGGAGCTTGCCGTCCCGGAGTTCCTGGATCGATGCCGGGCCTGGGACGTCGTACTCGTCCTCGATTTCACCGACGATCTCCTCTAGGATGTCCTCCATGGTCACGATGCCTGAAGTTCCCCCGTACTCGTCCTGGGCGATGCCCAGATGGGTTTTCTTGGCCTGGAAGTCGAGGAGCAGATTCTTGAGATTTGTGTCTTCCTGGAAAAAGTGCGCCGGACGAAGGAGAGATTCCAGGCTCGGCCGGGGTTCGGTCTGGCCGGTGAAGGCCTTGAGCAGATCCTTGACGTGGATGATGCCCACGATGTCGTCCTTGCTTTCCCTGAACACCGGGACCCTGGAGTAGCCCGAATCGATGAAGAGCTGGGCCATTTCCTCCAGTGATTGGTCCGTGTCCCCGAAGATGACCCGGGTTCGGGGGACCATGATCTCGCGGGCCAGGGTGTCCTCCATCCGGAGGACATTCAGAAGCATTGAGGCCTCTTTCCTCTCTAGTTCGCCGTCGTCCCTGGCATCCTGGATGGCCTCCTCGATGGCCGTGTCGGAACGACCTCCCAACATGTGGCGAAGGGCGGTCCACCATCGACCGCCGGACGCATCGTCCATCATACCTCCTTGCCTTGGGGGTTTATTGTCGAAGCCCGGGAGTGTTGTTTCCGGGGCTTCATCAGCAGATTCGGGGGAGTTGTTCCCCCTCGAGCATGTCCAGGAGGCGGTGGCCGCCGAGCTTAGTTTTTAGGACGACCTTGCCAGGATGCTCGCCGGTCACGTGGCCGATGCGGCAGGCCTCCAGGCCTTCGGGGTGGATGCGCATGATCTCCAGGGCCGCATTGGCCTGATCTTCGGGCAGGATGCAGATACACTTGCCTTCGTTGGCCAGGTAGAGGGGATCGAGCCCCAAGAAGGAACATCCCCCGGCAACTTCGCGCCGGACAAGGATCTTTGTCTCCTCGACCATGAGGCCGGTCTTGGACTGGCGGGCGATTTCGCAGAGAGTGGTAGCCAGACCGCCCCGTGTCGGATCACGCAGAACATGGACCTCGGTCAGTTTGGTCACCAGATCGAGGATCATGTGGTTCAGGGCCGCCGAATCGCTCGTCACCGGCGACTCGAAGGTCAGACCTTCGCGTTGGGAGAGGATGGTCAGTCCATGGTCGCCCATGGATCCGCTGAGGAGTATGGCGTCACCGGGTCGGGCATTGTGTCCGCTGGGAACGGGTTGGGCCACGACCTCGCCGATGCCGGTGGTGTTGATGAAGATTTTGTCCGCGGTGCCGTGTGGAACGACCTTGGTGTCTCCTCCGACGATGAAGACTCCGGCTTTTTCGGCGGCCCGGCCCATGGAGGACACGATCCGTTCCAGAACGTCCATGGGCAGGCCTTCCTCCAGAATGAGGCCACAGGTCAGAAACCTAGGTCGGGCCCCGAGCATGGCCACGTCGTTGACCGTGCCGTGTACGGCCAAGGATCCGATGTCCCCCCCGGGAAAGAATATGGGGTCCACGGTGTAGGTGTCCGTGCTCATGGACAGGGGTCCGGAGATGTCCAGCAGGGCCGCGTCATCCAGCCGGTTCAGATAGTCGTTTCCGAGGTGGCGGAGGAACATCTCGGAGACAAGCCGCTGGGAGGCCTTGCCTCCACTGCCGTAGTCGAGGAGTACTTTGTCGTGCATCATAGTTGTCAAATGGAGTACTTGTAATAGGCGGCGCAGGATCCTTCGGTGGAAACCATGCACGGGCCGATGGGGTTGGCAGGGGTGCAGGCCTTGGCGAACAAGGGACATTGGTTGGGGGCGATCCGCCCCCGGAGGACGTCGCCGCACCGGCAGCCGGGAAGTTCTGGGACTTCGGGCAGTTGGAGCCCCAGGCGGGAAAAGGCGTTGAAAGTTTCAAATTCGGGGCGCATGGCTAATCCGGAACCCGGGATGAGACCGATGCCTCTCCACAGGGCGTCGGTCGTGTCGAAAACCTGGTTCATGATCTGCCGGGCCTTGGGGTTGCCGTTGTCAGACACGGCCCGTTTGTAGTTGTTGACGATGGTGGGTTTGTCGGTTTTCCGCTGGCGGATCATGATCAAGAGGGCCTGGAGGATGTCCAGGGGTTCGAATCCGGTCACGACTCCGGGCAGGCCGTGCCGTTCGGCCAGGAAAAGGTATGGCTTGAGTCCGATGATGGTCGAGACATGTCCCGGGAGCATGAAGGCGTTCACTCCCAGGTCCTCCACGGCCAGAAGGGCCTCCAGGGCTGGCGGGACGAGTTTGTGCAGAGGTAGAACCGAAAAATTTTTCAGGCCCTCCTGGCGGGCCATGAGGACCGTGGCCGCCACTGTCGGAGCGGTGGTTTCAAACCCGATGCCCAGAAAGACGATCTGGCTGTTCGGATGGCGGCGGGCTAGGTCAAGGGCGTCGAAGGGGGAGTAGACCACGGAGATGCGGGCCCCCTCGGCCTGCATGGACTTCAAGTTGGCCCCTTTGGGTCCGGGGACGCGCATAAGATCCCCGAAGGTGGCCACGATCACGTCGCTTCGTCCGGCGATATCCAGAAATGCCGCCACCTCGCGTTCGTGAGTGACGCAGACCGGGCAGCCCGGGCCAGAGACATGGACGATCTCCGGTGGCAGGAGACTGCGGACGCCGCTTCTGAAGATGGCCACGGTGTGGGTGCCGCAGACTTCCATGAAACGCAAGGGTCTGTCGATTTCCGCCCGAATGGCCTCCAGGACTTTTCCGCAAATTTCCGGATCGTGATATGGTTCAGAGAAGTTCAAGCTGTAGACCTTCCTCAAAAAGTCGAAGGGTTTCCCGGCCTTCCGCTCGATCCATGCAGCGAAGGGCAAAGCCGGCATGGACGATGACGTAATCGCCCAGTTCGGGTCGGCGATCGACGATATCCAGACGGACCTGGTTCGTGACTCCGCCGACCTCGACTGTGGCGATGTCGCCGTCGAGGGATGTGATTTCCATGGGAACAGCCAGGCACATGACCGAAAACCTCCATTTTGCTTTTTGCTGG
This window of the Deltaproteobacteria bacterium genome carries:
- a CDS encoding tRNA guanosine(34) transglycosylase Tgt — its product is MSEPIGSFTLEAKDGQARAGCLTTAHGLVPTPIFMPVGTQAGVKSLCPEDLKNLGARIILGNTYHLYLRPGDELIRRRGGLHTFMSWDRPILTDSGGYQIFSLSGLRKLTADGVEFASHLDGSRHVLTPEKAVTIQKNLGSDIMMVLDECVPYGADEAYTARSLALTTAWARRCREAHPQTNNGGQLLFGIVQGGFHHHLRTRSAEEITSIPFDGYAVGGLSVGEPKKEMLDLLAHTAPLLPAHRPRYLMGVGTPLDILRGISNGIDMFDCVLPTRNARNGTLFTSQGKVNIKRAEYREEDSPLDPQCDCYTCRHFSRAYLRHLYTARELLSYRLNTIHNLHFYLHLVSLARQAIMDGTFGTMLRHFTDIYEV
- a CDS encoding 4-hydroxy-tetrahydrodipicolinate synthase encodes the protein MQFEGAFTALVTPFRNGQVDEEAYRSLIEWQIESGINGLVPCGTTGESATLSHAEHREVIRICVDQAKGRLPILAGAGSNSTKEAIELTRYAKEAGADGALLITPYYNKPTQAGLVAHFKAIAAEVSMPFVVYNVPGRTSVNLLPTTVARMSREIPEVIGIKEATGDLRQCSDVIEQCGPDFTVLSGDDFTVLPLLAIGGHGVISVVSNIVPAMMSGLTAAFSSGDLAAARQFHLQMAPLCRAMFLETNPIPVKTALSLMGRISLEFRLPLVPMAEDTKAALVSILQTAKLIP
- the lnt gene encoding apolipoprotein N-acyltransferase, with translation MKWIEPKSDRTRTVLLAAMATVGAWFGFPNHLLHLPWLVLLLPLALFMAAEIPGSGKSVFLRGLLIGTAAHTAALYWIVIPVSFHGGIPLPLALPCPVLLGCYLGLFSGMFTLCCRWVLQSLPTWSSALAAGLIWYFTELFQNMIPVGFPWLVLPSALTFTPWAIQGAGIIGTNALSGLLAVTAVLLGQALRKPLFLIPAAAICMGLFLFGTRALESASRPESSFSVALVQGNIDQDQKWDEAFQDFTVTKYLTLTDQALEASPEVIIWPETAMPFYFQDMADQSLRIREYVRQHGFLLLTGTPGYTFTSFDPPEYVIHNRLISLAPNGSMDFYDKERLVPFGEYVPLGRFIPFIGKLTQGDLDFSPGRNAAPLIHGSARMGGLICFEAIFPSLGVERVKKGANVLVNVSNDAWFGRSSALLQHLALASLRAVETNRFLIRATNTGISAIIDNSGRILRQTSSFQDAVLVHQDVGLVEKPSIFARVSRPLPFILLALATALACWGWLRTKQAVGRHSSAG
- a CDS encoding peptide chain release factor 2, which encodes MNSLCFSFRISGPDSTPFPAPSPTSGGVFDRASLQRRLDEIEKKLSQPGAWDHPEKLTPDLREKRLLSERLELWNSLDSAHSNVQEWMAMAEEERSQEALEALNEALDLLETTQENVELETLLSGPGDENDAILEIHPGAGGTEAQDWAEMLLRMYRRWADDRGLKVDVLDFLPGEEAGIKSITLQIAGPRAYGLLRGEKGIHRLIRISPFDASGRRHTSFASVDVYPQAGQDIKIEVREEDLRIDTFRSSGPGGQSVNTTSSAVRITHMPSGIVVQCQDEKSQLRNKESAMKILKARLYDRELQKIQDERQAEYDSKNAIAWGSQIRTYTLQPYQLVKDHRTGHEEGNVDAVLNGRIDPFIKNYLLTVHDRS
- a CDS encoding HlyC/CorC family transporter → MMDDASGGRWWTALRHMLGGRSDTAIEEAIQDARDDGELERKEASMLLNVLRMEDTLAREIMVPRTRVIFGDTDQSLEEMAQLFIDSGYSRVPVFRESKDDIVGIIHVKDLLKAFTGQTEPRPSLESLLRPAHFFQEDTNLKNLLLDFQAKKTHLGIAQDEYGGTSGIVTMEDILEEIVGEIEDEYDVPGPASIQELRDGKLLVSGLTSLDDLNQMIAPPLESEQVETLGGFVSEIAGRVPRKQENFVANGHSMTIKDADDRHVRWIVVTPAGRKTDEMD
- a CDS encoding GGDEF domain-containing protein, translating into MTDPDRNPALPNDEGRLFSEIEDLAERISRQDASALSKGPVMALIRLLSGTLWEQWPRRSAELGLQNWLAISLPPDRYPLLRRLQEQLDELARARDLDGLTGLPNRRAFDRALTLERRRSARLKLPLTLCILDLDNFKTLNDVHGHPCGDTILRTMAQILQEETRQTDTCARLGGEEFGLVLSGTGLARSKQLLERIRERVVSTRVFCHESAPEVGFSFSAGMAGHRGKADVAEDALYRAADEALYRAKAAGRDRVEAAPIMDIPTRSDETLVLADEKRFLFDLENGSG
- a CDS encoding integration host factor subunit beta, producing MNKSELIKALAEEHRIPVEEATVVVNTFFDAIKDSLVAGQRVEIRGFGSFKIKEYEGYRGRNPKTGEKVDVKSKRLPFFRPGKELKEYVNS
- the hypD gene encoding hydrogenase formation protein HypD yields the protein MPALPFAAWIERKAGKPFDFLRKVYSLNFSEPYHDPEICGKVLEAIRAEIDRPLRFMEVCGTHTVAIFRSGVRSLLPPEIVHVSGPGCPVCVTHEREVAAFLDIAGRSDVIVATFGDLMRVPGPKGANLKSMQAEGARISVVYSPFDALDLARRHPNSQIVFLGIGFETTAPTVAATVLMARQEGLKNFSVLPLHKLVPPALEALLAVEDLGVNAFMLPGHVSTIIGLKPYLFLAERHGLPGVVTGFEPLDILQALLIMIRQRKTDKPTIVNNYKRAVSDNGNPKARQIMNQVFDTTDALWRGIGLIPGSGLAMRPEFETFNAFSRLGLQLPEVPELPGCRCGDVLRGRIAPNQCPLFAKACTPANPIGPCMVSTEGSCAAYYKYSI
- a CDS encoding HypC/HybG/HupF family hydrogenase formation chaperone, which codes for MCLAVPMEITSLDGDIATVEVGGVTNQVRLDIVDRRPELGDYVIVHAGFALRCMDRAEGRETLRLFEEGLQLELL
- the hypE gene encoding hydrogenase expression/formation protein HypE codes for the protein MHDKVLLDYGSGGKASQRLVSEMFLRHLGNDYLNRLDDAALLDISGPLSMSTDTYTVDPIFFPGGDIGSLAVHGTVNDVAMLGARPRFLTCGLILEEGLPMDVLERIVSSMGRAAEKAGVFIVGGDTKVVPHGTADKIFINTTGIGEVVAQPVPSGHNARPGDAILLSGSMGDHGLTILSQREGLTFESPVTSDSAALNHMILDLVTKLTEVHVLRDPTRGGLATTLCEIARQSKTGLMVEETKILVRREVAGGCSFLGLDPLYLANEGKCICILPEDQANAALEIMRIHPEGLEACRIGHVTGEHPGKVVLKTKLGGHRLLDMLEGEQLPRIC
- a CDS encoding diaminopimelate epimerase translates to MNTISEIPFFKMQGSGNDFILIDNRTLCLPVEAMPDLARTMCPRAFSVGADGLILLDQTPPDVRANYIWHFYNADGSRAEMCGNGSRCAALLAHRLGMAPAIHTLGTDAGPVRTEVFPDQNQVRVQLTPVSGLETGLNLQAEGLEGTVHFAVVGVPHAVIIVQDVADVDIRSLGRIIRGHKHFAPKGTNVNFIQVIDRRTVKLRTYERGVEDETFACGTGAAASVAVARALDLVEDEVRVTPSGGEDLIILLQGEQAFLKGSAVLVFEGRFFSPRRG
- a CDS encoding MinD/ParA family protein; amino-acid sequence: MTQDSNKTYSMAIASGKGGVGKTSIALNLAYALHDLGHSLILMDSDLGLANLDVMLGVNPGRNLQDLLSPEIQAEDVILELEPTGLHMLPSASGVADLVEMDEDVQDIILGKLNTIFNRYDYLVLDLGAGIGPTVLAFASMPQERIVVVTPEPTSLTDGYALIKVLSSKYGIRHFQVIVNMAEDEREARRTFNRLNAACEQFIGHGVTWLGLVRQDKNLPEAIRRQKPLLRMAPDCPASEDIRKIASRLDRQRQDLMHLIAKSPILKAPAL